ATGTAGCATATTCAGGATAGATGCCGTCGCCTAAATAGTAGCCCTTCGCGTAATGGTTTCCGTTTGCCGAAAACGGAACtgcaaatacaaataaaacatacaaaaattgactcaataataaattaatatttacaattacacattaataattaaacttttatcATTAAACTTTTACCACTAGGTGCCAAGCCGTTAATAATTTCCTCAAGAATCGGCGATGCTTCAAACACATTGATATCATTGTGCGAACCTTGCTGTCCAAAATAAGCATTCCAAATCCATAGATCGTTGGATGCTACAGCCTGCAGTATCAATGACGGTCTACCCACATGACCGCTCGTGTAAGTACCTCGCCAAGCCGCCGGACACATCTCCCATGGTCAATGCATACAATCAATACTACCAATCATACCGGGAAAACCAAGAAGTTGTTCATGGACATAGTACATACGATGCAGATCGGTCGGAGTTGGTCTCCGTAGGTAGGTTGGCCCATAAATTTCCCGTATACCtttgaatgatatatatatatatataagtataaatactctgtaaaaaatatatatatagtataaataattaactatatatacactGTAAAAAGTATTACCGATACAAAATTTTAGACACGCTTCCTTTGAAGTTCGCTTAGACATCTGCAAATACTCATTAAGGAAATCACTATTCACGCCGTATGCCAATTGGCGAATTGCAGATGTACACTTCTGTACCTCGGCGAACCCTCTTCTCCCAGCCCGGTCATATCTCGTCTGAAAATATGGGTACCTAGCCTCCAAATCACCAACTATCCGCATAAATAAAGGTTTTGTCATACGAAACCTTTTTCTGAAAAGTCTCGCGTTGTATCGCAGTTGATCATCAAAGTAGTCATGCATCAAACGCGCATGTGCTTCAATACGATTACGGTCAACTGGTACCCTTTGGTGAATGATTGGGGCAGGTTGGTCAATAAGCCGCCTTTGAACTAGTTGGGCAGCTCGAAGAATCACATTATGGACACGATCTTCGTAATCGTCGTGACCGTTAGACGATCCAGATGAAGATCCAGATGAATCATTGGAATCCATTTGGTGGTTTTAAAAGAGAATATGTGTATGtatctttttgaaagaaaagttgaAGAAAGAATGAAGATAGATAGAATTTGTTTAGTTATGTGAGAATatgtgaatgtatatatatatatatatatataaagtgaaatgtaaaaaaaaaaaattaattttttgtttacttCCAAGCTCCAACGGCCAAATCTCACTACAAAACAAACATTCCGGACGCGTTAGAAAAGGGAAGGGGCACACATTTTCATCGAGTGGAAGGCCCCCCGGGTCAAAGTGAGGCGTTCCGGGGCGTTCCTCATGAAAATTAAGAGTGGGAACGAGCTACTCCCTTCAGTCTAATATGTAGATCCTTATACCAACTTATCAACTCAGTAGGGTTCACAACATGAATGATATGGTGTACCCATTCACTTAGTTTTCTTCTAGTAGcatttatatgaaaaaatttTTGAAACAGTGATTTGGGGAgagtgttttgtcaaacaagttttcgaaaaaaaaatttatacaacaAGGTaaaccggcttttgaaaagccgggtTCAAAAAGTAGCCTCGaaaccggcttttgaaaagccgggtTCGAAAAAGTACACCCGAAACCGGCTTTTTAAAAGCCGGGTTCAGAACATTGTCAGGTAAACAGGACGCAACAGACCAAAGCCGGTTTTCTTCTTATGTTCGACCTTTCTTTGCTCCAAAACAAGCTTACAATCATTAATTTTGTAGTAAAGTTCATACCCGTCGTTTATATCCTCTTTATATTTCGCTTTCAATGCATGAAATATTATTGTAAGAGGTGATGATGGGTCAGATGACGAAGAAGAAGCCATAAGTTTCcctttaaaaaataacttatactgATATACTTTTGTAAgtaagttatattatatatagttttacgaagaagaagaagtataagccgaattatatatatatactactttcgaacccggcttttgaaaagccggtttcgAAGTTCGAGCCATCGACCACTGTAGCTAGTCGTCTTCTTGTCTGCGTCTTGTCACATCACCTGCAAGTTCtgaacccggcttttgaaaagccggtttcgGGTGTACTTTTCCGAACCCGGTTTTTTATAAGTCGGTTTCGAGGCTACTTTTTTGAacccggcttttcaaaagccggtttACCTtgttgtataaatttttttttttttaaaatttgtttgacaaaacacacTCCCCAGATCactgtttcaaaatatttttcgcATTTATATACGCCCAAGAGTGAAATATATGGCTGCTATCATCAATGCCATTTTCATAAAGTTTACAACTAGCAGTTGTCACATCTACACCTCTTCCAAACAAATTGACAAGCGAAGGGATGCCGTTTCGTAATAGACGCCACACAAACATATTTATCTTTTTGGAGACCTTTCTGTTCCAACTTGaaggataattattattattgggaagGGAGTGATGGTCAATATATTTACGAACAATAGCAACAGAGAACATGGATTTCCTTCTAAATTCCACGTCCATGAGTCATCACCACCATTATTTTCTTTTGGTAAAATTTGGAGCAAATTGTTGAGTTGTTCCTGTTCGTTCCCATTCCTTAGATACCTGCGCCAATTCCAAACCCAGGTTGTGCTAGGATGTCAATTTGTTCTActtaaaagaattattaatttaaagttaCCTAATGCTTATCTAATTCTaatctatatattaatttgacatatctttttttattttttatgtatatattatttatatttatattattgttgttgctTTGTAATTCTTGAACGACATCAATATTATTGGATTTAGTTTCCATATATCAAATTTGTAAAACAGTTTAATAATGCtaacaattaaattaaacaataaaatcaaaagtataacaaatttaaaagacaaaGACAAGAAGTTCTAAACATTCTGATTAACATAACATACTCTAATATTGTTTCATAAGaagaattaagttttttttatagtgttataagttataataaattGATCACCaccacatataaaaaaaaaattgaatgatATATTATCGTCAAACCATACATCGTACGTGTATTAGtactagtatgtatatatataaaagacaaaCCTTAATTTTAAAGCGGAAAAGTTTAACCCTTAAataaagtttaacttttaattatatccaTTATATCAAATGTTGATGTAATATgtcttatttaaaattttatatagtaGCATtatacccgcgcgatgcggcggtggtcgtgacggcgacggtgtggtggtggaggcgagtgttggtggtggatgcgacgtcgagtgccgtagataattcatataaaaataattgatttaaaaaggttaatggagatattttagaaaaataaatgattgatagtgtaatttaattattaatgttaacaGAATagtatatgtgaaaatatttaaaaggttgtagccttgtaggtgaaaatattacataggaggACATTTTAGATAtttccccatgtaactttcaacatgggggatattttctttaatatagagtatagatttaactttaatttaataaatcgTTAATTATGGAAACTGATTTGTACGTAttataactataaaaataattattttaatgatataaatatgaaaagtaattcttaaattttatattattattttttatatacttttttaatttttatttttttataaaatttccttttattttatgtcgtacattgttattaaattatgattttttataggTATCAtctaatgtaatatatatagaaaaagataaATGGGTGGGAATcgattataacttataaatatttagttaatttatatgattagtagtttatgatatttaaataaaagatattaatatgtatatagtccttagaataatttaaaaaaataaacaattttaaGAATGATAACATGATCatttttcaacatattttatatatttttgttaaattgttaaattatagtattatacaaatttaacatgtcattaattaaaaCGTTGATGTATTGGGGCTCAAagcccgcggaaggcggcactgagcagttacttacttttttattaattaaaatatataaaacttttagcAAACTAATATCTCCATttaactttatttcattattttacagtattttataaacatataattaaaatacatattcTATATATTCACAATTTCTGgtacaatttttatttaaaataattgttCGTTCAAATCTTAGAGTGtcttatatataactattaatttaatataaattcaAACCAAATCACAATATGTTTAACCCATATACTACGCGGAAAACAATCTagtatctatactatcttataaagaaATAACTGTAAGTCTCCTTGAATCAGATCTTCAATAGTTTGCTCccgttatccagaggtgcggaatccctctctataacgtggTGATCACAACGAAAGCCCTTAGATCACCTGCGGACTCACAgatcttcttcgggctagcgAAACgactttgacctattaacctgcaTAAATATGCTTGATAATTCGACATGGACTTCGGCGAGTTGGCCTTGCAAATCCAGCCCAGCACGTCACAAATGCGAGGTCGCATTTCTTGATTGGCTCGTATTTGGCCCTGCAAATACGGGGTCGTAATCCTATGTGTCACCTCGTAATTGACCCTGCAATTACGAGGCCGTATTACCTCTTAAGCAGATTATCattatacattcaatacttaaacttaatctagtattctatacataatacaaagttcattaacgacaatcacattacaaagacatattacaattaTGTCTAAACAATCtcgactgctattgacatagacgtgcacttacaaACTCTCTCTTGGCAATAGCTTCAAGACGTTATAATAAATGTCTTTGTCGTCTTTGTCATCAATCTACTTCTTCTGCTTCTGTTTATCAGCCTTCTTTGTCTTCTGAACTTTCTCCGAATCATCTACAGCCTTATAGAAATCACAGTATGAGTGTAAGCCAatcttcaagcacaaactcaCTGCATTCCTATATCACAACGCTGGACCCTGAAAATTTTTTGGAATCCAAATATTAACACTGTTCAGCTTCAACAGATCTTTCCGACAAAAGTTCACTAGATGCAAAGGCTCATAAATCCTCAAAATCTCATGGTGCTTATGGTCATACATCACAGCTTCATATGTCTTACTATCAAAATACCAACCTAGCATATTATCCAACATATCCTTCTTAGACTTCTTCAAAGGAACATCTTTGGAAAACTTGGCAGGTTTGTACTTCAACATAATCATGGGCTCTTTTGTCTTTGGATCTATCTTTGATTTATCCTTGACTCTTTTAGCCTCTTGTGGATGATATTTTCGCTTTGTAGGATCCATGATCTTAATATCATCTACAATATACCTGGCAATATAATCAGCCCTTTCATATCCACTAGGATTAATCAGCTCTAGCCTAGCTAAACACCTGAAATCAACATCAGCAAGAGAGTTGATTGCTGCCATGTTCATCTCCAAATCCTGGACACCGTCTGTTCTCCTGATAATTAGATATTTTATCTCGTTATCCCAATGAAAACTTATGATTCTTGAAACAGCATTTGTAGCATAGGCTTTAACCTTTTCTCCCTGGATCTTGTCTTTATACTGGACAGGTCTATACAGTGCCTCATGCTCTTCCTTAATATGTATCCACCATGTAGGCTTTGCATTAGGCTCTGTATTTTTCACATCAGGATCTACTGCAACTGGTTCTTGAGCGACTTCAGCTTCTTGATCTTGGACTTGATTAGACGTATCCATCCTATCTAGCTTGGCTCTAAAGTCGTCAATATTAAAACCTTTGCGCTAAATATCTTCATCCACAAGCCTTGAAGCTACAACTGGTACATCGATCTCTGCGATGTCCATCCAACCTTCATCACCATAGATtactgttggtgcatttccgggtgacaacatcattatagaagttttgtcttgagtctattgaatatgtacttttAATAAACGCTATTGTATTttgtataataaagtcaaacctcgaattggtcaacacaTTGACTTAGTCAAGCTTGACCTAGTCAagctcgaattggtcaacacgttgacttggtcgagctcgacctggtcaagctcGAATGGGTGTCTGAGTTGGGCTCGGTTCATGAAATTCGAGGTCCGTCTAGTCcattagttttagtataaatagagattaaaccttatgtttaaggtggATCTTCTAGTCATTGTATTTTCGTGTTTagggacttggtatttacttgtaattgcatttaccgaagtaatatacagttccagtttattcatattcgtgtttttattgttgattgctagtgtataagaATTTTCGCACTTATatattagatacttaatctcgtttgaTCCGGTGGCAAAGCGACTTGCATTtggtatcaaagccaagttTGCACAGAGAAATACAATTCTCTTCATTATTATTAGTATGACCAATAATCTAAGACGATTACCAATATGTTtatcctcttaaacactcggcaCTTCCAGCTCCCACGGACACTTTCGATATACCCAGGCCAAGGATCTACCCATGTAACCAAGGTAACTTACTAATGACCAAATTATTATTTGCGTACTTGTGTGTCCCACAGCCAGATTTACCCTTACGATCTAGGGATGAGTTCaactttccatattaaaagaatatatgagTATTACATCCTTGCAACAGAAGACATCCTTAATAATTAAAGCACTTACTTTAATTAAGGTCAGAGTAGTACACCAACTTAGTCAAGCGCTGAAGCAGTGCTGGTTGCCAAAGACAGAGGTGAACAGGTCGAGGCATCACACCTCGCAGAGAGACATAACTTTGATAGTGCCCCTTTAGTGAAACCCAACACTACTCCAGAAGGATTGCACGAATGCTCACACATCACTACTCCTTCATAGATGTAAAAGCACGAGCCCTGATAGAGAGCATAGGC
The Erigeron canadensis isolate Cc75 chromosome 2, C_canadensis_v1, whole genome shotgun sequence DNA segment above includes these coding regions:
- the LOC122586718 gene encoding uncharacterized protein LOC122586718, with the protein product MDSNDSSGSSSGSSNGHDDYEDRVHNVILRAAQLVQRRLIDQPAPIIHQRVPVDRNRIEAHARLMHDYFDDQLRYNARLFRKRFRMTKPLFMRIVGDLEARYPYFQTRYDRAGRRGFAEVQKCTSAIRQLAYGVNSDFLNEYLQMSKRTSKEACLKFCIVPFSANGNHYAKGYYLGDGIYPEYATFVKTFFDPIDEKRRLFKKKQKSTRKGIERAFGVLKKRWKALKHPALYWDKKSIQDFCYACIILHNMILKDEGKAVCQDYNAQEPSLNPDYWSHQTPMEVRIQNLHTIKNRETHNMLTAYLVDHLWANTPHDFEPPADPFVPPADPFVDLRDYVSTDDDDSA